The window GTCGGACCGCTTCGTCTTCGAAGGCTTCCTTCCGGCCAAGATGGCCGGTCGTCGTGGGCGGCTGGAGGCACTGGTGGACGAGCCGCGCACTCTGATCTTCTACGAGGCGCCGCATCGCGTGCTGGAGTGCATCGAGGACATGGCGGCGATCTTCGGCGATGATCGGCCGGCATTGCTGGCACGCGAGCTGACCAAGACTTTCGAAACCCTGAAGGGGCTCCCGCTGGGCGAGTTGCGCGAGTTCGTTGCTGCAGACGGCAACCAGCAACGTGGCGAATGTGTGCTGTTGGTGGCGGGCAGGCCAGCGCCGGAAGGTGATGAGGTGGTGGATGCGCAGACGTTGCGCGTGCTCGATCTGCTGCTGGCCGAATTGCCGGTGAAGCGCGCGGCGGCGCTGGCGGCGGAGATCACCGGGGCGCGCAAGAACCAGCTGTACCAGATCGCACTGGAGCGCCAAGGCAAGGCTTGAGCTTGTTCTGCGCGTCGTCAGCCGCTAACCTTACGGACTGAGAGTTGGTTGGACAGTCGCTGTTTCGTGGTGTTCCATCACGGGATGGAGGAAAGTCCGGGCTCCATAGGGCAGAGTGCCAGGTAACGCCTGGGAGGCGTGAGCCTACGGAAAGTGCCACAGAAAATAACCGCCTAAGCGCAACAGCGCCGGTAAGGGTGAAAAGGTGCGGTAAGAGCGCACCGCACGGCTGGCAACAGTTCGTGGCTAGGTAAACCCCACTCGGAGCAAGACCAAATAGGAATCCATTGGCGCGGCCCGCGTTGGATTCGGGTAGGTCGCTTGAGGCATTCAGTGATGAATGTCCCAGAGGAATGGCTGTCCTCGACAGAACCCGGCTTACAGACCGACTCTCAGCACTTTTCCCCCACTTCTTCCCACGATGACCATTTGTCGCTGATTGGAAGAAGTTACAAAGTTGAGAAATCACTTTAAGTATGAAAGCCCAGTGTTTTGAAAACACTGGGCTTTTCTCTTTCTAAGCGCGTCAAATTTCCCCCCGAAACCTTCCAAAAGCACGCTAAATCTCGGTCCTGTAAGGATTTTTCCTCTCTGGCTCGCCTTGACGGTGGGGAGCGCGGATTTCTATAGTGTGCGGAAGTGGTACGAAGTGGGTAAAAGTGGGATCAACAGGCATGGATAGCCAACCACAGGGGAAGCGCTGACGTGTTTCGCGGAGCTAACGCCATTAGTCTCGACGCCAAAGGGCGCCTCGCGATGCCGAGTCGGTATCGTGACGAGCTCGTTTCGCGTTGCAATGGCCAGCTCATCGTTACTATCGACGCTGTCGACACCTGCCTCACCGTATACCCCCTCCCTGAATGGGAACTCATCGAAGCCAAGCTGCGCGAACTGCCATCGCTGCGTGAAGAAACGCGGCGCCTGCAGCGTTTGCTGATTGGTAATGCCGTGGACCTGGAGCTCGATAGCGCCGGGCGTTTTCTCGTTCCTCCGCGCCTGCGCGAATACGCCGGCCTGGACAAGCGGGCGATGCTGGTCGGCCAGCTGAACAAGTTCCAGCTGTGGGACGAAGACAAGTGGAATGCGGTTGCCGAGGCCGACCTCGCAGCCATTAAAGAGCCCGGCGGCCTGCCGGACGAATTGCGCGACCTTATTCTGTGAGCCTGCCTGTGACCAGTACCTTCCAACACATCACCGTTCTACTCGAGGAGGCCGTCGAAGCACTGGCTCCCGTGGAGGGCGGCCGCTATGTGGACGGAACCTTCGGAAGGGGAGGGCACAGTCGCGCCTTGCTCGGCAAGCTCGGCCCGGGTGGTCAACTGCTCGGGTTCGATAAAGACCCCCAAGCGATCGCGACGGGAAAAACACTGGCGGCCGAAGACGGCCGCTTCGTCATTGTGCAAAGGTCCTTCGCCGAGATGGCGGAAGAGTTCACCGCGCGCGGCCTGCAGGGCCGCGTGAACGGCGTCCTGCTGGACCTGGGCGTGTCCTCGCCGCAACTGGATGACCCGGAGCGCGGCTTCAGCTTCCTCAATGATGGCCCGCTGGACATGCGCATGAATCCGGACCAGGGCGTCAGCGCCGCGCAGTGGATCGCCAGCGCCGCCGAGGACGAGATCGCCCGCGTGTTCAAGGACTACGGCGAAGAACGCTTTGCCAAGCGCATGGCCCGCGCCATCGTGCAGCGCCGTGCGGAGAAGCCCTTCGAGCGCACCGCTGACCTGGCGGCCGTGATCACCGAGGCCAATCCGGCCTGGGAAAAGGGCAAGAATCCGGCGACCCGTGCCTTTCAGGGGCTGCGGATCTTCATCAACAACGAACTGGGCGATCTGGAGCGTGGCCTCGATGCCGCGCTGGAAGGCCTGGCCGTCGGCGGCCGCCTGGTGGTGATCAGCTTCCACTCGCTGGAAGACCGTATCGTCAAGCAGTTCATGCGCAAGCACGCCAAGGGCGAGGCGGACAACCTGCCGCGCAACCTGCCGATCCAGGTGAAGCCTTTCGAGCCGCGTCTGAAGCTGATCGGCAAGCCGGTCTACGCCTCCGAGGCCGAGCTCAAGGCCAACCCGCGTTCGCGTAGCGCCGTCATGCGCATTGCGGAGAAGCTGAGATGAGCCGCCTCTTCGCCAAGCGCCTGCCGACCGGCAGCTTCTTCATGTTGCTGCTGTTCATTGGCGTGCTGCTGTCGGCGATCTCCGTGTCCTATAGCGCGTACTGGAACCGCCAGTTGCTCAATTCCCTGTACACCGAACTCAGCGTGCGTGACAAGGCGCAGGCCGAGTATGGCCGGCTGATTCTCGAACAGAGCACCTGGACCGCGCATAGCCGCATCGAAGCACTGGCGACCGACCAGTTGAAGATGCGCGTGCCCGATCCGACCGAAGTCATCATGGTGGCGCCATGAAGCACTTGCCCGGAGCTCGCTACCCCTGGCGCTTCCGCGTCGTCGTCTGCCTGCTGCTGGCGATGGTGGCGGCCATCGCCTGGCGCATCGTCGACCTGCATGTCATCGATCATGACTTCCTCAAGGGGCAGGGCGATGCGCGCAGCGTGCGCCACATCTCCATCCCCGCGCACCGCGGCCTGATCACAGATCGCAACGGTGAGCCGCTGGCCGTCAGTACGCCGGTCGCCACGCTCTGGGCCAACCCCAAGGAATTGGTGCTCGAACGCGGCAAGTGGGGCTTCCTGGCCGATGCGCTGGGGCAGCCGCAAGCCGCTCTGGCGGAGCGCCTGGATCAGAATGCCGACAAGGAGTTCATCTACCTGGTCCGTGGCCTGACCCCGGAGCAGGGCGAAGCCGTTATGGCCCAGGTGAAGGCTCACCGTATTCCCGGCGTGTACTCGGTTGAAGAGTTCCGTCGTTTCTATCCCGCCGGTGAAGTGGCTGCCCAGGTGGTGGGCTTCACTGACGTCGACGATCGCGGTCGCGAGGGCGTGGAACTGGCCTTCGACAGCTGGCTGGCCGGCGTGCCAGGCAAGCGCCAGGTGCTCAAGGACCGCCGTGGCCACTTGATCCGGGACGTACAGGTCACCCGCAACGCCAAGGCGGGCAAGACCCTGGCCCTGTCCATCGACCTGCGCCTGCAGTACCTCGCCAACCGCGAACTGCGCAACGCGCTGGTGGAGAACGGCGCCAAGGCCGGCAGCCTGGTGATCCTCGACGTGAAGACCGGCGAAGTGCTGGCCATGGCCAACCAGCCGACCTACAACCCGAACAACCGCCGCAACCTGCAGCCGGCGATGATGCGCAACCGCGCCATGATCGACGTGTTCGAGCCGGGCTCGACCATGAAGCCGTTCTCCATGAGCGCGGCGCTGGAGACCGGTCGCTGGAAGCCCACCGACAAGGTCGAGGTCTACCCCGGTACCCTGCAGATCGGCCGCTATACCATTCGCGACGTATCCCGTACCGAAGGACCGGTGCTGGACCTGACCGGCATCCTGATCCGCTCCAGTAACGTGGGCATGAGCAAGGTCGCCTTCGATATCGGCGGCGAAGCCATTTATAGCCTGATGCAGAAGGTCGGCCTCGGCCAGGACACCGGCCTGGGCTTCCCCGGCGAGCGCGTCGGCAACCTGCCGAACTACCGCGAGTGGCGCAAGGCCGAAACCGCAACCCTGTCCTACGGCTACGGCCTGTCCGTTACCGCCATCCAGTTGGCCCATGCTTACGGGGCGCTGGCCAACAATGGCCGCAGCGTGCCGCTGACCATGGTCCGCGCCGATCGTCCGGCCGACTCGACCCAGGTCATCCCCGAGCCAGTCGCCAAGACTATGCAGGGCATGCTCCAGCAGGTCATCGAGGCGCCCAATGGCGTTTACCGTGCCCAGGTGCCGGGCTATCACGTGGCCGGCAAGTCCGGTACCGCGCGTAAGGCCCAGGTCGGCACCAAGGGCTACGCCGAGAACTCCTACCGCTCCCTGTTCGCCGGCTTCGCGCCGATGAGCAATCCGCGCTATGTCGCCGTAGTGGTCATCGATGAACCCAGCAAGGCCGGCTACTTCGGTGGCCTGGTTTCCGCGCCGGTGTTCAGCAAGGTGATGTCCGGCACGCTGCGCCTGATGAACGTGCCGCCGGACAATCTGCCGCCGGCGGCTCCACAGCAGCAAGCCGATGCTGCGCCCGCTACCAAAGGAGGGCGTGGCTGATGCCGATGAGCCTGAACCAACTGCTGCTGCAAGCTGAAAGCGGCGAGCTGATCCGCGAGCTGACCCTGGATAGCCGCACCGTGAAGCCGGGTGACCTGTTCCTGGCCGTGCCGGGTGGTCGCCAGGATGGCCGCGCGCACATTGCCGCGGCGCTCACTCAGGGTGCCGCCGCCGTCGCTTACGAAGCGGAAGGCGCCGTCGATCTGCCGACCAGCGATGTGCCGATGATCGCCATCAAGGGTCTGGCCAAGCAGTTGTCTGCCATTGCCGGGCGCTTCTATGGCGAGCCGAGCCGTGGCGTCGACCTGGTCGGTGTGACCGGTACCAACGGCAAGACCAGCGTCAGCCAATTGGTCGCCCAGGCGCTGGACCTGCTGGGCGAGCGCTGCGGCATCGTCGGTACCCTTGGCACCGGTTTCTATGGCGCGCTGGAAAGCGGTCGCCATACCACTCCCGACCCGCTCGCCGTGCAGGCGACCCTGGCGCGCCTGAAGCAGGCCGGCGCCAAGGCGGTAGCCATGGAGGTCTCTTCCCACGGGCTGGAACAGGGTCGTGTAGCGGCGCTGGGCTTCGACGTGGCGGTGTTCACCAACCTGTCCCGCGACCATCTGGACTACCACGGTTCCATGGAAGCCTACGGCGACGCCAAGGCCAAGCTGTTCGCCTGGCCGGGCCTGCGCTGCCGGGTGATCAACCTGGACGACGATTTCGGCCGCCAGCTAGCCGCCGAGTCCCAGGAGTCGCGCCTGATGGGTTACAGCCTGATCGACCCGTCGGCCTACATCTATTGCCGCGAAGCGACGTTCAGCGACGCCGGCGTGCAGGCGCAGATCGTCACTCCGCAAGGCGAAGGCTTGCTGCGCAGCTCCCTGCTGGGCAAGTTCAACCTGAGCAACCTGCTGGCCGTGGTCGGCGCGCTGCTCGGTCTGGACTACCCGCTGGGCGAGGTGCTCGCCGTGCTGCCGCAGCTGGAAGGGCCGATCGGTCGCATGCAGCGTCTGGGTGGCGGCGACAAGCCGCTGGTGGTGGTGGATTACGCCCACACCCCGGATGCTCTGGAAAAAGTCCTGCTGGCCCTGCGTCCGCACGTGCACGGTCAACTGCTTTGCCTGTTCGGCTGCGGTGGCGACCGCGACAGCGGCAAGCGCCCGATCATGGCGCAGATTGCCGAGCAGTACGCCGACCGTGTGCTGGTCACCGACGACAACCCGCGCACTGAGAAGAGCGATGCGATCATCGCCGACATCCGTGCCGGTTTCGCCAAGCCCGATGCGGTCGAGTTCGTTCCCGGTCGTGGCGAGGCCATTGCTCGCCTGATCGCTTCGGCTGGTGTGGATGACGTCGTGCTGCTGGCCGGCAAGGGACACGAGGATTACCAGGAGATCGACGGCGTACGCCATCCGTTCTCCGATCTGGATCAAGCCGCCAAGGCGCTGGCTGCCTGGGAGGTGAAGCGTGCTTAAGCCCCTGTCGCTCAACGAAGTTGCCGGCGCACTCAATGGCCGCGTGGTTGGCGCGGACGTTACCTTCGATGCCGTGAGCACCGACAGCCGCGCCATCGTGCCGGGCCAGCTGTTCATCGCGCTGACCGGTCCGCGTTTCGACGGTCATGACTATCTGGCCGACGTCGCCGCCAAGGGCGCCGTTGCCGCGCTGGTGG of the Pseudomonas sp. PSE14 genome contains:
- the rsmI gene encoding 16S rRNA (cytidine(1402)-2'-O)-methyltransferase, coding for MTLGTLYVVATPIGNLDDISARALKVLADVSLIAAEDTRHSVRLLQHFGIETPLAACHEHNEREQGGRFLAKLQAGEDVALISDAGTPLISDPGYHLVRQARAAGITVVPVPGACALIAALSAAGLPSDRFVFEGFLPAKMAGRRGRLEALVDEPRTLIFYEAPHRVLECIEDMAAIFGDDRPALLARELTKTFETLKGLPLGELREFVAADGNQQRGECVLLVAGRPAPEGDEVVDAQTLRVLDLLLAELPVKRAAALAAEITGARKNQLYQIALERQGKA
- the mraZ gene encoding division/cell wall cluster transcriptional repressor MraZ; this encodes MFRGANAISLDAKGRLAMPSRYRDELVSRCNGQLIVTIDAVDTCLTVYPLPEWELIEAKLRELPSLREETRRLQRLLIGNAVDLELDSAGRFLVPPRLREYAGLDKRAMLVGQLNKFQLWDEDKWNAVAEADLAAIKEPGGLPDELRDLIL
- the rsmH gene encoding 16S rRNA (cytosine(1402)-N(4))-methyltransferase RsmH produces the protein MTSTFQHITVLLEEAVEALAPVEGGRYVDGTFGRGGHSRALLGKLGPGGQLLGFDKDPQAIATGKTLAAEDGRFVIVQRSFAEMAEEFTARGLQGRVNGVLLDLGVSSPQLDDPERGFSFLNDGPLDMRMNPDQGVSAAQWIASAAEDEIARVFKDYGEERFAKRMARAIVQRRAEKPFERTADLAAVITEANPAWEKGKNPATRAFQGLRIFINNELGDLERGLDAALEGLAVGGRLVVISFHSLEDRIVKQFMRKHAKGEADNLPRNLPIQVKPFEPRLKLIGKPVYASEAELKANPRSRSAVMRIAEKLR
- the ftsL gene encoding cell division protein FtsL, with the protein product MSRLFAKRLPTGSFFMLLLFIGVLLSAISVSYSAYWNRQLLNSLYTELSVRDKAQAEYGRLILEQSTWTAHSRIEALATDQLKMRVPDPTEVIMVAP
- a CDS encoding penicillin-binding protein 2, which translates into the protein MKHLPGARYPWRFRVVVCLLLAMVAAIAWRIVDLHVIDHDFLKGQGDARSVRHISIPAHRGLITDRNGEPLAVSTPVATLWANPKELVLERGKWGFLADALGQPQAALAERLDQNADKEFIYLVRGLTPEQGEAVMAQVKAHRIPGVYSVEEFRRFYPAGEVAAQVVGFTDVDDRGREGVELAFDSWLAGVPGKRQVLKDRRGHLIRDVQVTRNAKAGKTLALSIDLRLQYLANRELRNALVENGAKAGSLVILDVKTGEVLAMANQPTYNPNNRRNLQPAMMRNRAMIDVFEPGSTMKPFSMSAALETGRWKPTDKVEVYPGTLQIGRYTIRDVSRTEGPVLDLTGILIRSSNVGMSKVAFDIGGEAIYSLMQKVGLGQDTGLGFPGERVGNLPNYREWRKAETATLSYGYGLSVTAIQLAHAYGALANNGRSVPLTMVRADRPADSTQVIPEPVAKTMQGMLQQVIEAPNGVYRAQVPGYHVAGKSGTARKAQVGTKGYAENSYRSLFAGFAPMSNPRYVAVVVIDEPSKAGYFGGLVSAPVFSKVMSGTLRLMNVPPDNLPPAAPQQQADAAPATKGGRG
- a CDS encoding UDP-N-acetylmuramoyl-L-alanyl-D-glutamate--2,6-diaminopimelate ligase — its product is MPMSLNQLLLQAESGELIRELTLDSRTVKPGDLFLAVPGGRQDGRAHIAAALTQGAAAVAYEAEGAVDLPTSDVPMIAIKGLAKQLSAIAGRFYGEPSRGVDLVGVTGTNGKTSVSQLVAQALDLLGERCGIVGTLGTGFYGALESGRHTTPDPLAVQATLARLKQAGAKAVAMEVSSHGLEQGRVAALGFDVAVFTNLSRDHLDYHGSMEAYGDAKAKLFAWPGLRCRVINLDDDFGRQLAAESQESRLMGYSLIDPSAYIYCREATFSDAGVQAQIVTPQGEGLLRSSLLGKFNLSNLLAVVGALLGLDYPLGEVLAVLPQLEGPIGRMQRLGGGDKPLVVVDYAHTPDALEKVLLALRPHVHGQLLCLFGCGGDRDSGKRPIMAQIAEQYADRVLVTDDNPRTEKSDAIIADIRAGFAKPDAVEFVPGRGEAIARLIASAGVDDVVLLAGKGHEDYQEIDGVRHPFSDLDQAAKALAAWEVKRA